GCTGTAAATATTGTAGAAGTTTTAGAAAAAGTCATAGCCTCTGCAAGTGAAATATTTGAGATATTATAAAAAAATGTAAGTAAGGCTAAAAAACCAACAAAACCTCTGAAAAATAGTAATAAAGGTTTTCCACCTATTTGTTTAACTGGTTTTTTGTATAAAGAAATAGCAATTAACACTACTCCAAATACATTTCTAAAAAAAACAACTTCAATTGAACTCATTGAAGAACTTAATTCTTTGGCAAAAGCTCCCATAAAAGCAAATAAAAGTGATGCAAAAAGCATAAACTTTATGCCTTGTATTGTTTGAGTGTCCATTGTAATCCTAGGATGTAAAAACCGAATTTTAATTAATCTTTTGTTAAAATCCGGTTATTCTCAATAAGTAATAAATAGTTTTAATACATTTAATACCACAGAACTAAACCAATAGGAACAAAATGAAATATCTAAAAATACAATCTTCTAAAAATCTACAAGGTGAAATAAAAATATCAGGGGCTAAAAATGCCACTTTGCCTCTACTTGCATCAACTATACTATCAAATAATCAAATCAATATTGGAAATCTTCCAGATGTAGTTGACATAAATACAATGCTAAAGTTACTAGAAATGTTAGGGGCTGATTATTCAAAAGATAAAAATAAAATAAAAATCTCAACACAAAATCTAAAAGAGACAAAAGCAACTTACGATATTGTAAAAACGATGAGAGCATCTATTTTAGTATTAGGACCACTTCTATCTAGATTTGGTCATTGTGAAGTTTCTCTTCCAGGTGGTTGTGCCATTGGACAAAGACCTGTTGATTTACACTTAAAAGCTATGGAAGCCTTAGGTGCAAAAATAGAGATCAAAGCTGGATATATAAAAGCAACTGCACCAAATGGTTTAAAGGGTGCAAAAATTGTTTTTGACAAAGTAACCGTGGGTGGAACAGAAAATGCAATTATGGCAGCAGCACTAGCTGATGGGAAAACACATATTATCAATTGTGCAAAAGAGCCTGAAATAGTACAATTATGTGAAGTTTTGAAAAATGCAGGATTAGATATAAGCGGAATTGGAAGTTCTGATATTACAATTATTGGTACAAATAAAAAACTTTTGGAATTTAAAGATTTTGATATAATACCTGATAGAATTGAAGCTGGAACATATTTATGTGCAGGAGCAATTACAAATTCTAAATTAACAATTACAAATGTAGAACCTTTGCATTTAGAAGCTGTAATTTCAAAATTAGAAGAGATGAATTTTAAAATTGAAACAGAACAAAATAAAATCACTATTTTTCCAAGTGATAATATAAAAGCTGTAAATATAATAACAACAGAATACCCAGGTTTTCCAACTGATATGCAAGCTCAATTTATGGCTCTTGCAACCCAAGCAAATGGGACAAGTACTATTGATGAAAGATTGTTTGAAAACAGATATATGCATGTGAGTGAGCTTTTAAGAATGGGTGCAGATATTCATCTTAATGGAAATATAGCAAGTATAACTGGTACTCCAAATAAACTAAACGGTACAGATGTTATGGCTACAGATTTAAGAGCTAGTTCTGCTTTAGTTTTAGCAGCACTTGTTTCAGAGGGTGAAACAAATATTCATAGAATTTATCATTTAGATAGAGGATATGAAGATTTAGAGGGGAAATTAGTAAAAATAGGTGTTAATATCAAAAGTTTTAATGAATAATTATTATTTTTAATTAATAATTATTATTTTCTAAGAGATATTTAACTAAAATAGACTTGAAAATATTAAGGTATGATTATGAAACTTGAAATTTCTTTATTTAGATTTGATTGCAAATCAGACTATTTACCATATTACACAAAACATTTTTTAAATGTTGAAGAAAATAACACACTTTTAACTGTATTAAATAAACTTAATAGTGAAGCTGAATTTTCTTTTGAAAACACTCAAAATAGTTACTTTGTTGTAAATGGTATTTACATAAATGTAATGACTACTTGTAAACAAATAAAAGATAACTTTGGTAGTGATATAAAAATAGAACCTCTAAGTATAAGAAGAGCAAATAAAGATTTTATAATCAATGAAGATGATTTTACTTCTAAACTTTCAATATTAAATAAATTTATTACTACAGATTTACTAGCTACTCATATTAATAAAGAAATAGAAAAACTGTATTTGTCTTATAAATTATATTTTTATGCTTCAAATACTTTAAATGTGGAACATAACTATATAGGAGATGCTATTCTTTTATTAGCTTCTGATTTAATAGAAAGATTTCCAGAAAAAGAAAATGAAATACTATATACAATCAAAGAGTGTGAATACGGGATAGAGTTTCATACAAGTCTAAAAAACAGAATTTTAAACTTCGACCAAAGTATTGAAGATAAAATTGTAAATTTGAGAAATAAGCTAAATATCTCAAAAACCGTTGATAAACAAAACTTCAAATCTTCTATAGCAAAAACAATCAATTTTGGTACATTTAAAAAAGCACAAGATATAAAATATGACTTCAAAGATTTTAATTTGGCTTATTTAAAAACAGAAGATACACTAGATAAATCAAACTTGATTTCCAAACTTAAAGCAAAAATACTTAACTTACCATCTTTAAATCAAGATTTAGCAAGAGATACTTTTCACTTAAATCCAGAATTAACTTACAAATTAACTTCAACTTTAATGCTTGATGCTTATGATAGTGGAGCTGATTTTATTGTCGTTGATAATGACCAAGATTTTTATTTATTAGATTTTAATAGAAAAAATATGGAAAGTGTAATAGGAAGAGAGATTAATCTTCCTGTTTTACATATAAATGAGCTTGAGAACTTGGCTATGGGGGAACATGATTTAGCAAAAACAACTTTAAAAAATCATACTCTAGACCCTAAAATAATTTAATTATAAAATTATGATTCTTGGTTTAGATTATATAATCTCATCAGCAATCATAATTGCTTTTATACTACCTTTTTATATCTATAGAAAAAAAATATTCAAAAAATATTATGTTAAAAATAATATTTCTTATTTTGTACATGAAGTTACTATTTATTTAAAAGACAAATACCCAAAAGTAAATTTTGATTTTTCAAGAATTAATTCAATAATTAGAACAAACTCTTATGATCAAGCAAGAATATTGATTTTAGAAGAGATGACCAAACAATTTATAGAATTAGCATTTGAAAAAAGAACTCAAAAGAATATACCAAAAGAGCTATTATGGGCAAGTTATGAAAAAGAATCTATCCCAAAAAATAGTACACCAAATAACCTTTTAAGAAGAAAAAACTTTGTTATAAAAAGAGATAATTATAAATGTAATAGATGTGGTAAAAGTATTAAGATAGATACTTCAATGTTATTATTAATAAAAGATTTAGATCAAGGGGGAACCTATCATTTTGAAAACTTGAGTATTTTATGTAATGATTGTAATAAAATAATAAACTCACAAGCCCCAGAAAAACTAATAAAAGATTTGAATATTTTTAATTCAATGATGAGAAGATATATAAAATAATCAATAATTTATAGATACATAAAAACTCAAATCAAACTCATTTTCTTCATTTAAAAAGTTATTCTTTCTATATATGACATATGAGGGTTTGGTTGTTGTTTCATACTCACTTTTAGGAAGCCATTCATGATAAACCCAATGTATAAATTTAAGAATATCACCCCTTTTACCTACTAAATCAAATTTAGCATAAACTCCCTCTGATATTTTAAAATTTGGCAATCTATCACTTTTTATATTCTTATCATCTGTTACAATACAAGCAATATATTGACACTCATTTAAAGGTGTAATAGTTGGATTATCGTGGAATAGTGCTATTTGTTGATAATCTTTTATATCATTTGATAAAATCCAAGTTTGAAGCTTCTGCCAAGTCTCTTTTATATTTGCATTATAACCATTATTTCTAATATAAAAACTCTCAAAAAAAGGCATTTTTACGATAGTTGGTGTCATATCACTAAAATTTGCAGTAGACTCCATCGCCTTTTGAGATTGTTGTAAAATCTTATGTGAGTAATCTTTATACCCCGTACTTCTCCACTCTTTGGGAGTCATATCAAATCTCTCTTTAAAGCTTTTTATAAAAGATGATTGTGAAGAGTATCCACACTGGTTTGCGATATTTGAAATAGTAGAATACTTATTTGTCAGGAGTAGATTTGAGGCTTTTTGAAGTCTTATTGACTTAATACTTTCATAAATGTTTTTCCCAAAAGCATCTTTAAAGATTCTGTGCATATGAAACTTACTAACATTTAGATCAATACTTAACTCTTCTATATCAATATGTGTATCAATATGAGTATAAATATAATACATAATATCGTTTGCTATTTTTGTTCTTTTTTGTAAGGTATCTTTTTTCATAAAATATTATAGCACCTTTTAACTATAAAATTAGCACAAAATGATTATAAATGAAGCACAAAAAAAGAAGAAGTATTATATTTTTTTTCCTAAAATAGATGAATCTAAAAATTAGGGTGTTTATGGATAAGAATAATCAGTTAAAATTAGTCTCAAAGTATTGTAACTCTTTTAATTTAAAAAAAATAAAAGTTGATACTTTATTATTGATAATTCATATGCTTTTAAGTGATTATGAAAAAATTGAAATAAAAGATAATGTTTTAAATAAAAATCTATTAATAGATGCCCAAGAGATTGATTTTATAAATAAAAGTGTTCATGATTTGAAAAACTATTTAGAATCAAATATTGTCATAAGTGAGACTTTGCTTTATATATTTAGAAATAAAAGCCTATCACCTACATTTTTAAAGGTTTCAAAAAATCTTGAACCAATGCGAGTTTATTATCAATATCTAACTTCAATATTCTCTAATAAAATAAAAAAAGGTTCTTTTTGGATACCAGAATTATTAGCTTTTTCTTTAATACATTATTTCAAAAAAGAGCATGAAAAATCTTTTTTAAGCCATCCTTTAATACAAAATTTTCCAACTGAAAAGTTTTTAAATATTTATAATAAAAATAATATCAAAATAAAAAAACAACTCTCAGAAGAAGAACAAGTTAATTCGTGGAAAATTAAAACAAACTTAGATGAAATGTATGATTTATCTGAGTATATGATAGAAAAATACTTAGAATTTAATTATAAAATAAATGATAAAAGAGTATCAAAAACAAGAATGAAAAAGAAAAAATAGTATTAGTTTTCTACATTAGTATAAATCTTTTCTAATGCATTTGAAGAAGAAATTTTCTCCAAACTCTTTTTTTCTGTTCTTTTCTCTTCAAGTTTTTTTATTAAACTATTTACATAAACATCTTCTAAACTTTGTAGATAATCAACCTTGCTTTTTATAATACTTAGTGTTGAATCTTTAGGAACTATATAAGGTGTTATAATTACTACAAGATTCATTTTATCATTTATATATTTTTCGTTTTTAAAAAGAGTTCCTAATATTGGAATATCCTTTAAAACTGGAAGTCCAGATTCTGTTTGAAATTTTTTAGTTTTTATTAGTCCACCTATTATTACGCTTTCTGCATTATTTAATATAGCTGTTGTTATTACTTCTTTTTTTGACGTATCAAGATTTTCACTTGTAGTTGATTCTTTTACATCTTCGAGTACTGTATTGATTTGTAAAATGATTTTATTATCTGATATTCTAGGTTTTACTTTTAGTCTTAAACCTACTTCTTCTCTTTTAAATGACTCTGTTGTTCCAGAAGTATTTGTTGTCTGTCCTGTTTTGAAAGATTTTGTTTCACCTACATAAATAGAAGACTCTTTATTATTTATACATAAAATTGAGGGTTCAGATATTACATCTATAGCTTGATTTTGTTTTAAAAAGTTTATTGTTGCACTTAAATTCAATCCCTTTGATAAAGAGTTAAGATCAAAACCAAAGGTAGAAAACTCACTAAAATTAATTGCAGTATTGCTCAAACTATTAAATGAACTAGAAAAAGTACTTAAGTTTGTAGAGCTATATTTATTAAAACCATTTAAACCATATTCCAAACCAACTTCTTTTGTTTTAGTTTCACTAATTTCAACAATTTTTGCTTTTATATAAATCTGTGGATTTGAAATATCAATTTTATTGATAAATTTTTTTATAATCTCTGTATCACTTTTACTTCCTACTATGATAAGAGAATTTGTATCATTTTCTATAGTTATAAGGGGATTTGTATTTGATTTTTTGTTTGGATAAATTTTATCTAAAACTTTTAGTACATTCTGGGCTTCAAGATTTTGAATAGGCATTATTTCGATTATTTTTTCTTGTGAATTCAAAGGTGCATTTATATTTTCTATTTTGAAAATAGCTCCTTCATCTTTTAAAACATAACCCTTTTTCAATAAAGTAAATTTTAAAAGTTCTAAAAGCTTCTGCTTTTTTATTGATTTATTAGTTACAAAATCTACTTTCCCTTCTATTTTTCCTAGATAAAAAATATTTTTATCCAACTGTTTAGAAGTAATTTTTATAAACTCTTCGATATCTAAATCTTTGAAGTTTATATTTATATACTCACTATTGTTTGCCTTTGCCCCTATTGTAAAAATTAATAAAATCAAAATTATAATCTTCAAATTGTCACCTTTAATAATTATAAAGATTATTATATATTAATTACTTAAAAATTATATTAAAGTTATAGTTTTATTTCTAATTTAGTATTTAGGGGTAAATCTTTTTCAAAGATTTCAAAATCTTCTTTTGTAGATTCAAGATATAATTTGATATTAATATCAAACTCTTTATTTAAAATATTTATATTTTGATTACTTATTAGATACTCTAACTTTGATAAATCAGTATATTCACAAGTTAGTTTTCTTTGTTCTAGTTTTTCATATGTTTGTAATTTTGAGATATTAATTACACTATTAACAGCATCACTATAAGCTCTTACTAATCCACCAGTTCCAAGTTTCACTCCACCAAAATATCTCACAACTATTACGAAGGTGTTTATCAGTTCATTTCCAGCCATTACATTTAAGCAAGGCTTTCCACTAGTACCTTTTGGTTCTCCATCATCACTACTATTTTCAATAATTTGGTCAAATTCGTTTAAATATCGGTATGCATAAACAAAGTGCCTAGCTTTTGGATGCTCTTCTTTTAATCTTTTCATTACTTCATTAAACTGCGAATAAGGAGCTAAAAAAGCATGAAACTTTGATTTTTTCTCTTCAAAAACTGAACTAAACTCTTTTTGAACATATTTCAACTATAATTCCACCCATGAGATTAGATTTATTTTTAACAAAAGCTTTCGACATACAAAGTAGAAATAAGGCGCATGAACTTATAAAAGCAAATAAAATAAAAATAGATGGTGCCATTATAACAAAACCATCTTTTAATGTAGAAGAGACTCACAAAGTTGAAATACTAGAAGATACTTTTTATGTCTCAAGGGCTGCATATAAATTAAAATACTTCTTAGATGAAATTGATTTAGACCTAAATGATTTGACAGCTTTAGATATAGGCTCTAGCACCGGTGGCTTTACTCAAATACTTCTTGAAAATGGTGTTAAAAGTGTAACTTGCGTTGATGTAGGTTCCAATCAACTCCATGAAAAAATAAAACATAATAAAAAAATAGAGTTTTATGAAAACTGCGATATTAGAGATTTTAAAAGTGATAAAGCTTTTGATATCGTGACTTGCGATGTCTCTTTTATAAGTTTGCACAATATTATAGATGATATAAATAGATTATCAACAAAAAATATAATAGTATTATTTAAACCCCAATTTGAAGTTGGCACAAATGTCAAAAGAGATAAAAAAGGTATGGTAAAAGATAAAGATGCCATAGATCTTGCAAGAAGAAAATTTTTAGGAGTAACTGTTCTTTTAAATTGGAAACTAATAAAAAGCTCTAAAAGCAAACTAGAAGGAAAAGATGGCAATATTGAAGAGCTATTTTACTTCAAAAAAATAGAGGTAGAGAAATGAATAAAGATAAAAAGAATATAACATCTATTGCAATTGGAGGATTTGATGGGATGCATATAGCCCATCAATCTTTATTTAATAACTTAACTTCAAATGGTGCAATTATTGCTATTGAAACTGGTCATGCAAATATGACCCCAAAAGAACAAAGAGAAAAATGCACAACTTTCCCAATATTTTATTATGAATTAAATGATATAAAAAACTTAAGTGGTAAAGAGTTTATAAAACTATTAAAAAGTGAATTCCCAAAATTAAAAAAAATAGTTGTAGGTTTTGATTTTTGTTTTGGAAAAAATAGAGCTAACTCTACAGAAGAGCTAAAATCACTCTTTGATGGAGAAGTTGTTGTTGTAAATGAAATAAGTATAAATGATATTGCAATACACTCAAGAATAATCAGAGAATACATAAAAAACGGAGACTTTGAAACAGCAAATACCCTCCTTGGAAGAAAATATGAAATAAAAGGAACTCAAATAAAGGGTCAAGGCTTAGGAAAGTCAGATTTTGTTCCAACTATTAACCTAGATATAAAAGAGTATTTATTACCTAATGAAGGAGTTTATATCACTAAAACAAAAGTTGATAATGTAAGCTATCCATCCATTTCATTTTTAGGTCACAGAGTCACTACTGATGGAAATTTTGCAGTTGAAACACATATTTTAAATAAAGATATTTCAGCACACAATAGTAATATATCAATTAAATTTTTCAAAAAATTAAGAGACAATCAAAAGTTTGATTCTTTTGAAAAACTAAAAGAACAAATAGTAAATGATATAAATGATTGTAAAATCTATTTTAATCTTAATTTATAAAATGATTATTAATAATCATTTTGATAGAATATCTACATGATAGATAAAGTATTTAATAAATCAATTAAAAAACAATTTGAATTTGACGAAGAGGTTGCATCGGTCTTTGATGATATGCTTAATCGTTCGGTTCCATACTATAAAGAGATGCAAAGATTAACTATAAACTTTGCACTAAATTTTTTAGAAAAAGATTATAAAGTTTTTGATTTAGGTTGCTCAACTGCATCAACACTAATAGAGCTTGGTAAGCATTGCAATAAAAAGTTAAATTTGATTGGTATTGATAATTCACAAGCCATGTTAAATAGAGCTTCAAACAAAGCTAAAGCTTTTGGTGTTGATATTGATTTTATTTGTGGTGATATTCATGATGTTGATTTATCAAATGCTAACTTAATTATATCTAACTACACACTTCAATTTATAAGACCTTTACAAAGGGAAAAACTTATAAAAAAAATATACGACTCTTTGGAAAAAAAAGGGGTTTTTATTTTTAGTGAAAAAGTAATTTCATCAAATAATGTTTTAAATAAACAGTGTATTGATGAGTATTATGAATTTAAAAAAACACAAGGTTATTCAGAATTTGAGATTTCTCAAAAAAGAGAAGCTTTGGAAAATGTTTTGATACCATATACAGAAGATGAAAATAAAAAAATGATAAAAGATGCTGGGTTTACCCATTGTGAAACACTTTTCAAGTGGGTTAATTTTGCAACATTTATAGCAATAAAAGAATAAGGAATTATAAAATGTTAGAAGTAAATTCAATAGCACCAGATTTTTGTGCACCAAATCAAGATGATGTAGAAATTTGTTTAAGAGACATAAAAGGGAGCTGGATAGTTTTATATTTTTATCCAAGAGACAATACGCCAGGTTGTACAACTGAAGCTTGTGACTTTACAGCTTCTATGCCAGAATTTGACAACTTAGATGCTACTATTTTAGGAGTAAGTCCAGATACTCCTGCAAAACATAGAAACTTTATAGAAAAACAAAATTTAAGCATAACACTACTTGCAGATGTTGAGAAAAAAATGTGTGAAGATTATGGGGTATGGCAACTTAAAAAGTTCATGGGTAGAGAATCTATGGGAGTAGTTAGAACTACATTTATTATAAACCCAAAAGGTGAAATTGCAGCAGTTTGGGAAAAAGTAAGTGTAAGAAAAAAGAAAAAAGTAAATGGGGAAACTATTGAGATTCTTCATGTAGATGAAGTAAAAGAAAAATTACAAGAGTTACAAACTAAATAAGGAAAAAAATGATAAATAATAAATTATTACTACTTGGAGCAACACTTTTAGTTGCAAATAGTTTAAACGCAAAAACTACAATTTGTTATAAAAAATCTTGGGAAACTCCATCAACTATCGAAACTACTAAATTAGATGGTGGTGAATGTAAGGGTGAGAAGTCACTTAAAGAGATGAAAAGAGCTGGTTGGTACATAAAAGATATTGAAATCAAAAATGCAAAAAAAGGTTTAGACTATAATTATATTTTAAGTGATATAAATCCTGTAGTTATATCTAAAGAGTTAACTTCTAAAAATGATATAACAACTGCTTTAGATATGCAAACTCAAACAACTAAACTTTATGATGTAACAAGTGACCATGCAAAAATAAATATTGGGAACTTAAAAGTTGGACAAAGTGGTGTTATTCAACATACATATAAAGATGGTCATTCACTTATTATATCAAGTGCTTATGTTGAAAGTTCAAATTCAAACTATTCAACTGTAAAATTTATTCCATTTTTAGATTTAAAACAAAATGCAATCCCAACATCAAATAGAGTTGTCGCAAATAATGATACATTTATCTTAAATTTTATGTATGATCAAAGTTTGTTAATCACGCCAAATATTGATGCTTTTAGAGCTACAAGAAAACAATTTACTGTAAATAACTTTGTACACTCAGATATCTTTGGAGCATACTTAAAAAGTGAATATAGACCTCTTCCAACTCAAAAGATAATCCAAGAGTTTGCACTTTCTCAAAATATGGGAACAATATTTATTGTTATAAAGTCAAATTTATATATCTTAG
This portion of the Arcobacter nitrofigilis DSM 7299 genome encodes:
- the murA gene encoding UDP-N-acetylglucosamine 1-carboxyvinyltransferase, producing MKYLKIQSSKNLQGEIKISGAKNATLPLLASTILSNNQINIGNLPDVVDINTMLKLLEMLGADYSKDKNKIKISTQNLKETKATYDIVKTMRASILVLGPLLSRFGHCEVSLPGGCAIGQRPVDLHLKAMEALGAKIEIKAGYIKATAPNGLKGAKIVFDKVTVGGTENAIMAAALADGKTHIINCAKEPEIVQLCEVLKNAGLDISGIGSSDITIIGTNKKLLEFKDFDIIPDRIEAGTYLCAGAITNSKLTITNVEPLHLEAVISKLEEMNFKIETEQNKITIFPSDNIKAVNIITTEYPGFPTDMQAQFMALATQANGTSTIDERLFENRYMHVSELLRMGADIHLNGNIASITGTPNKLNGTDVMATDLRASSALVLAALVSEGETNIHRIYHLDRGYEDLEGKLVKIGVNIKSFNE
- a CDS encoding HdrB C-terminal domain-containing protein; amino-acid sequence: MKLEISLFRFDCKSDYLPYYTKHFLNVEENNTLLTVLNKLNSEAEFSFENTQNSYFVVNGIYINVMTTCKQIKDNFGSDIKIEPLSIRRANKDFIINEDDFTSKLSILNKFITTDLLATHINKEIEKLYLSYKLYFYASNTLNVEHNYIGDAILLLASDLIERFPEKENEILYTIKECEYGIEFHTSLKNRILNFDQSIEDKIVNLRNKLNISKTVDKQNFKSSIAKTINFGTFKKAQDIKYDFKDFNLAYLKTEDTLDKSNLISKLKAKILNLPSLNQDLARDTFHLNPELTYKLTSTLMLDAYDSGADFIVVDNDQDFYLLDFNRKNMESVIGREINLPVLHINELENLAMGEHDLAKTTLKNHTLDPKII
- a CDS encoding HNH endonuclease gives rise to the protein MILGLDYIISSAIIIAFILPFYIYRKKIFKKYYVKNNISYFVHEVTIYLKDKYPKVNFDFSRINSIIRTNSYDQARILILEEMTKQFIELAFEKRTQKNIPKELLWASYEKESIPKNSTPNNLLRRKNFVIKRDNYKCNRCGKSIKIDTSMLLLIKDLDQGGTYHFENLSILCNDCNKIINSQAPEKLIKDLNIFNSMMRRYIK
- a CDS encoding AraC family transcriptional regulator; amino-acid sequence: MKKDTLQKRTKIANDIMYYIYTHIDTHIDIEELSIDLNVSKFHMHRIFKDAFGKNIYESIKSIRLQKASNLLLTNKYSTISNIANQCGYSSQSSFIKSFKERFDMTPKEWRSTGYKDYSHKILQQSQKAMESTANFSDMTPTIVKMPFFESFYIRNNGYNANIKETWQKLQTWILSNDIKDYQQIALFHDNPTITPLNECQYIACIVTDDKNIKSDRLPNFKISEGVYAKFDLVGKRGDILKFIHWVYHEWLPKSEYETTTKPSYVIYRKNNFLNEENEFDLSFYVSINY
- a CDS encoding type II secretion system protein GspD, which produces MKIIILILLIFTIGAKANNSEYININFKDLDIEEFIKITSKQLDKNIFYLGKIEGKVDFVTNKSIKKQKLLELLKFTLLKKGYVLKDEGAIFKIENINAPLNSQEKIIEIMPIQNLEAQNVLKVLDKIYPNKKSNTNPLITIENDTNSLIIVGSKSDTEIIKKFINKIDISNPQIYIKAKIVEISETKTKEVGLEYGLNGFNKYSSTNLSTFSSSFNSLSNTAINFSEFSTFGFDLNSLSKGLNLSATINFLKQNQAIDVISEPSILCINNKESSIYVGETKSFKTGQTTNTSGTTESFKREEVGLRLKVKPRISDNKIILQINTVLEDVKESTTSENLDTSKKEVITTAILNNAESVIIGGLIKTKKFQTESGLPVLKDIPILGTLFKNEKYINDKMNLVVIITPYIVPKDSTLSIIKSKVDYLQSLEDVYVNSLIKKLEEKRTEKKSLEKISSSNALEKIYTNVEN
- a CDS encoding YigZ family protein; its protein translation is MKYVQKEFSSVFEEKKSKFHAFLAPYSQFNEVMKRLKEEHPKARHFVYAYRYLNEFDQIIENSSDDGEPKGTSGKPCLNVMAGNELINTFVIVVRYFGGVKLGTGGLVRAYSDAVNSVINISKLQTYEKLEQRKLTCEYTDLSKLEYLISNQNINILNKEFDINIKLYLESTKEDFEIFEKDLPLNTKLEIKL
- the tlyA gene encoding 23S rRNA (cytidine-2'-O)-methyltransferase TlyA, whose translation is MRLDLFLTKAFDIQSRNKAHELIKANKIKIDGAIITKPSFNVEETHKVEILEDTFYVSRAAYKLKYFLDEIDLDLNDLTALDIGSSTGGFTQILLENGVKSVTCVDVGSNQLHEKIKHNKKIEFYENCDIRDFKSDKAFDIVTCDVSFISLHNIIDDINRLSTKNIIVLFKPQFEVGTNVKRDKKGMVKDKDAIDLARRKFLGVTVLLNWKLIKSSKSKLEGKDGNIEELFYFKKIEVEK
- a CDS encoding bifunctional riboflavin kinase/FAD synthetase yields the protein MNKDKKNITSIAIGGFDGMHIAHQSLFNNLTSNGAIIAIETGHANMTPKEQREKCTTFPIFYYELNDIKNLSGKEFIKLLKSEFPKLKKIVVGFDFCFGKNRANSTEELKSLFDGEVVVVNEISINDIAIHSRIIREYIKNGDFETANTLLGRKYEIKGTQIKGQGLGKSDFVPTINLDIKEYLLPNEGVYITKTKVDNVSYPSISFLGHRVTTDGNFAVETHILNKDISAHNSNISIKFFKKLRDNQKFDSFEKLKEQIVNDINDCKIYFNLNL
- the cmoA gene encoding carboxy-S-adenosyl-L-methionine synthase CmoA, whose translation is MIDKVFNKSIKKQFEFDEEVASVFDDMLNRSVPYYKEMQRLTINFALNFLEKDYKVFDLGCSTASTLIELGKHCNKKLNLIGIDNSQAMLNRASNKAKAFGVDIDFICGDIHDVDLSNANLIISNYTLQFIRPLQREKLIKKIYDSLEKKGVFIFSEKVISSNNVLNKQCIDEYYEFKKTQGYSEFEISQKREALENVLIPYTEDENKKMIKDAGFTHCETLFKWVNFATFIAIKE
- the bcp gene encoding thioredoxin-dependent thiol peroxidase, which encodes MLEVNSIAPDFCAPNQDDVEICLRDIKGSWIVLYFYPRDNTPGCTTEACDFTASMPEFDNLDATILGVSPDTPAKHRNFIEKQNLSITLLADVEKKMCEDYGVWQLKKFMGRESMGVVRTTFIINPKGEIAAVWEKVSVRKKKKVNGETIEILHVDEVKEKLQELQTK
- a CDS encoding plasminogen-binding N-terminal domain-containing protein encodes the protein MINNKLLLLGATLLVANSLNAKTTICYKKSWETPSTIETTKLDGGECKGEKSLKEMKRAGWYIKDIEIKNAKKGLDYNYILSDINPVVISKELTSKNDITTALDMQTQTTKLYDVTSDHAKINIGNLKVGQSGVIQHTYKDGHSLIISSAYVESSNSNYSTVKFIPFLDLKQNAIPTSNRVVANNDTFILNFMYDQSLLITPNIDAFRATRKQFTVNNFVHSDIFGAYLKSEYRPLPTQKIIQEFALSQNMGTIFIVIKSNLYILDSRTFTLLNKQTIPNISSKTQMPFYTRIEKIESNIFTSDIWSWLDFSAITKFLNDDRTEDEVLYGDLATKKSKDQMDYNSYYANVLGLNNDKK